The following proteins come from a genomic window of Balearica regulorum gibbericeps isolate bBalReg1 chromosome 9, bBalReg1.pri, whole genome shotgun sequence:
- the COPB2 gene encoding coatomer subunit beta' has protein sequence MPLRLDIKRKLTARSDRVKSVDLHPTEPWMLASLYNGSVCVWNHETQTLVKTFEVCDLPVRAAKFVARKNWVVTGADDMQIRVFNYNTLERVHMFEAHSDYIRCIAVHPTQPFILTSSDDMLIKLWDWDKKWSCSQVFEGHTHYVMQIVINPKDNNQFASASLDRTIKVWQLGSSSPNFTLEGHEKGVNCIDYYSGGDKPYLISGADDRLVKIWDYQNKTCVQTLEGHAQNVSCVSFHPELPIIITGSEDGTVRIWHSSTYRLESTLNYGMERVWCVASLRGSNNVALGYDEGSIIVKLGREEPAMSMDANGKIIWAKHSEVQQANLKAMGDAEIKDGERLPLAVKDMGSCEIYPQTIQHNPNGRFVVVCGDGEYIIYTAMALRNKSFGSAQEFVWAHDSSEYAIRESNSVVKIFKNFKEKKSFKPDFGAEGIYGGFLLGVRSVNGLAFYDWENTELIRRIEIQPKHIFWSDSGELVCIATEESFFILKYLSEKVAAAQETHEGVTEDGIEDAFEVLGEIQEIVKTGLWVGDCFIYTSSVNRLNYYVGGEIVTIAHLDRTMYLLGYIPKDNRLYLGDKELNIVSYSLLVSVLEYQTAVMRRDFGMADKVLPTIPKEQRTRVAHFLEKQGFKQQALAVSTDPEHRFELALQLGELKIAYQLAVEAESEQKWKQLAELAISKCQFGLAQECLHHAQDYGGLLLLATASGNANMVNKLAEGAEKDGKNNVAFMSYFLQGKLDSCLELLIKTGRLPEAAFLARTYLPSQVSRVVKLWRENLSKVNQKAAESLADPTEYENLFPGLKEAFVAEEYVKQSLADLRPAREYPLVTPNEERNLLEEAKGFEPSGVMASQKKAEEPIPSPKQEVKTVLQNSDLLPTRDQKTLLDLEDDLDNLDLEDIDTTDINLDEEILDE, from the exons ATG cctctccgACTTGATATAAAGCGAAAACTAACAGCTCGGTCTGACCGGGTGAAGAGTGTAGACTTGCATCCTACAGAACCATGGATGTTGGCTAGCCTTTACAATGGCAGTGTCTGTGTGTGGAACCATGAAACACAG accCTGGTGAAGACTTTTGAAGTGTGTGACCTGCCAGTGAGAGCTGCCAAATTTGTGGCAAGAAAGAACTGGGTTGTTACAGGAGCT GATGACATGCAAATTAGAGTTTTTAATTATAACACCTTGGAAAGAGTTCACATGTTTGAAGCACACTCAGATTACATTCGTTGTATTGCTGTGCATCCCACACAGCCTTTCATACTGACAAGCAGCG atgacatGCTCATTAAACTCTGGGACTGGGATAAAAAGTGGTCTTGTTCGCAGGTGTTTGAAGGACATACCCATTATGTCATGCAGATTGTCATAAACCCAAAAGACAATAATCAGTTTGCCAGTGCCTCTTTGGATAGGACAATCAAG gTGTGGCAGCTTGGCTCTTCTTCACCCAACTTTACTCTGGAAGGCCATGAGAAAGGAGTAAACTGCATTGACTATTACAGTGGAGGAGACAAGCCGTATCTCATTTCGGGTGCAGATGACCGCTTGGTTAAGATCTGGGACTACCAG aataaaacCTGTGTACAAACACTGGAAGGACATGCTCAAAATGTGTCTTGTGTCAGTTTCCACCCTGAATTGCCTATCATTATCACAGGCTCAGAAGATG gaaCTGTGCGCATTTGGCATTCAAGCACTTACCGCCTGGAAAGTACCCTCAACTACGGTATGGAGAGAGTGTGGTGTGTGGCCAGTTTAAGAGGATCCAATAATGTGGCTTTGGGATACGATGAAGGCAGCATTATTGTTAAG CTTGGCCGTGAAGAACCTGCCATGTCCATGgatgcaaatggaaaaattatttgggcTAAACATTCAGAAGTCCAACAGGCTAACTTGAAAGCTATGGGAGATGCTGAaattaaagatggagaaagattGCCACTGGCTGTAAAGGATATGGGGAGCTGTGAAATCTATCCTCAGACCATTCAGCACAACCCTAATGGACG GTTTGTAGTGGTGTGTGGTGATGGTGAATACATCATTTACACAGCTATGGCTTTGAGAAACAAGAGTTTTGGTTCTGCACAGGAGTTTGTGTGGGCACATGATTCTTCAGA ATATGCAATCAGGGAGAGCAACAGTGTTGTAAAGATATTCAAaaatttcaaagagaagaaGTCATTCAAACCTGATTTTGGAGCAGAAG gCATCTATGGCGGCTTCCTGTTGGGGGTCAGATCTGTTAATGGTTTGGCATTCTATGATTGGGAAAACACAGAATTGATTCGCAGAATTGAAATTCAGCCCAAACAC ATTTTCTGGTCTGACTCGGGTGAGCTTGTCTGCATTGCTACAGAAGAGTCATTCTTCATTCTGAAATATCTATCAGAAAAAGTTGCAGCAGCCCAAGAAACACATGAAGGTGTCACTGAAGATGGAATTGAAGATGCTTTTGAG GTTCTTGGTGAGATTCAGGAGATTGTGAAAACAGGCTTGTGGGTAGGAGACTGCTTTATTTACACCAGTTCTGTCAACAGACTCAACTACTACGTTGGAGGAGAAATTGTCACTATTGCCCATTTAGACAG gaCAATGTATCTTTTGGGGTATATCCCTAAGGACAACCGACTTTATTTGGGTGATAAGGAGCTGAACATTGTTAGCTACTCATTGCTGGTCTCAGTGCTTGAATATCAAACTGCTGTGATGAGAAGAGATTTTGGTATGGCTGACAAAGTTCTTCCCACAATTCCAAAAGAACAGAGAACCAGAGTTGCACACTTTCTTGAAAAACAG ggcTTCAAACAACAAGCTCTTGCAGTATCTACAGATCCAGAGCATCGTTTTGAACTTGCTCTTCAACttggagaattaaaaatagcGTATCAGCTTGCAGTGGAAGCAGAG TCGGAACAGAAATGGAAGCAACTTGCTGAGCTTGCTATCAGTAAATGCCAGTTTGGCTTAGCCCAGGAGTGTCTCCACCATGCCCAAGACTATGGAGGACTACTGCTCCTAGCTACAGCTTCAGGAAATGCCAACATGGTGAATAAGTTAgctgaaggagcagaaaaagaTGGCAAGAACAATGTTGCATTTATGAGCTACTTCCTGCAGGGAAA gctTGATTCATGTTTGGAACTCCTGATTAAAACTGGGCGTCTCccagaagctgcttttcttgcacGGACGTATTTGCCAAGCCAAGTTTCAAG GGTTGTTAAGCTGTGGCGGGAGAATCTCTCTAAAGTCAATCAAAAAGCTGCCGAGTCCCTTGCTGATCCTACGGAATATGAAAATCTCTTCCCTGGATTAAAGGAAGCTTTTGTTGCTGAAGAGTACGTTAAACAAAGTCTTGCTGACTTGCGGCCAGCCAGGGAATACCCCCTTGTCACT CCAAACGAAGAAAGAAACTTACTTGAAGAAGCAAAAGGATTTGAGCCTTCTGGAGTAATGGCATCTCAG AAGAAGGCTGAAGAACCCATTCCATCTCCTAAACAAGAAGTGAAGACAGTTTTGCAGAATTCTGATCTGCTTCCAACAAGAGATCAAAAG ACACTGCTGGACTTGGAAGATGACTTGGATAACTTGGACCTGGAGGATATTGATACCACAGATATCAATCTGGATGAAGAGATCTTAGATGAGTGA
- the MRPS22 gene encoding small ribosomal subunit protein mS22 isoform X2: MTGLNLQKVFRPVKKELKPPKYKLMTEAQLEEATRKAIEEAKEKLIMPPVLNEREPIDDVLAEDKFLEGTETTKYVFTDLTYSIPHRERFIVVREPNGVLRKATWEERDRMIQIFFPKEGRRVIPPVVFKDEHLVTVFQQDRHEDILNMCIAQFEPDSPDYIRVHHRTYDDIEKHAKYDLLRSTRHFGGMVWYLVNRKKMDGLLIDMIHRDLLDDATSLITLYHMLHPECQSANEAKEQKLQGVDLIKVFVKTESQREGYIQLALQAYEEAMATSTAS, translated from the exons ATGACAGGGCTCAACCTGCAGAAGGTTTTTAGGCCGGTGAAAAAGGAGCTTAAACCGCCCAAGTACAAGCTGATGACAGAAGCTCAGCTGGAGGAG gccacAAGAAAAGCCATTGAGGAAGCTAAAGAAAAACTAATCATGCCCCCTGTTTTGAATGAACGAGAGCCAATTGATGATGTCTTAGCAGAAGACAAATTCCTTGAAGGAACAGAAACTACAAAATATGTGTTTACAGACTTAACTTACTCCATTCCACATCGT GAACGTTTCATTGTAGTTAGAGAACCAAATGGTGTATTACGCAAAGCAACCTGGGAAGAACGAGACAGAATGATACAGATATTCTTCCCAAAAGAAGGGCGCAGAGTTATTCCCCCAGTGGTATTCAAGGATGAACATCTTGTG ACTGTGTTCCAGCAAGACCGTCACGAGGATATCCTTAACATGTGCATTGCTCAGTTTGAGCCTGATTCACCTGACTATATCAGA GTTCATCATCGGACATATGATGATATAGAGAAACATGCCAAATATGATCTGCTCCGTTCAACAAGACACTTTGGAGGCATGGTATGGTATCTagtaaacagaaagaaaatggatggCTTGCTCATAGATATGATCCACAGAGACTT gCTGGATGACGCTACAAGTTTAATTACACTGTATCATATGCTTCATCCTGAATGTCAATCAGCCAATGAAGCTAAAGAACAGAAACTTCAAGGAGTTGATCTGATCAAG GTATTTGTGAAAACTGAATCCCAGAGAGAAGGCTATATACAACTGGCTCTCCAGGCTTATGAAGAAGCAATGGCTACTTCTACAGCTTCATGA
- the MRPS22 gene encoding small ribosomal subunit protein mS22 isoform X1, protein MAALGAWGCAAVPARLSRVARTLWGWRARRGLGQAADEGRAAKPAFADEAVQNLLYKMTGLNLQKVFRPVKKELKPPKYKLMTEAQLEEATRKAIEEAKEKLIMPPVLNEREPIDDVLAEDKFLEGTETTKYVFTDLTYSIPHRERFIVVREPNGVLRKATWEERDRMIQIFFPKEGRRVIPPVVFKDEHLVTVFQQDRHEDILNMCIAQFEPDSPDYIRVHHRTYDDIEKHAKYDLLRSTRHFGGMVWYLVNRKKMDGLLIDMIHRDLLDDATSLITLYHMLHPECQSANEAKEQKLQGVDLIKVFVKTESQREGYIQLALQAYEEAMATSTAS, encoded by the exons ATGGCGGCTCTCGGGGCGTGGGGCTGCGCCGCCGTGCCCGCGCGGCTGTCGCGCGTGGCGCGAACGCTGTGGGGCTGGCGCGCGCGGCGGGGGCTCGGGCAGGCCGCGGACG AAGGAAGAGCCGCCAAGCCTGCCTTTGCGGATGAAGCGGTTCAGAATCTGCTCTACAAGATGACAGGGCTCAACCTGCAGAAGGTTTTTAGGCCGGTGAAAAAGGAGCTTAAACCGCCCAAGTACAAGCTGATGACAGAAGCTCAGCTGGAGGAG gccacAAGAAAAGCCATTGAGGAAGCTAAAGAAAAACTAATCATGCCCCCTGTTTTGAATGAACGAGAGCCAATTGATGATGTCTTAGCAGAAGACAAATTCCTTGAAGGAACAGAAACTACAAAATATGTGTTTACAGACTTAACTTACTCCATTCCACATCGT GAACGTTTCATTGTAGTTAGAGAACCAAATGGTGTATTACGCAAAGCAACCTGGGAAGAACGAGACAGAATGATACAGATATTCTTCCCAAAAGAAGGGCGCAGAGTTATTCCCCCAGTGGTATTCAAGGATGAACATCTTGTG ACTGTGTTCCAGCAAGACCGTCACGAGGATATCCTTAACATGTGCATTGCTCAGTTTGAGCCTGATTCACCTGACTATATCAGA GTTCATCATCGGACATATGATGATATAGAGAAACATGCCAAATATGATCTGCTCCGTTCAACAAGACACTTTGGAGGCATGGTATGGTATCTagtaaacagaaagaaaatggatggCTTGCTCATAGATATGATCCACAGAGACTT gCTGGATGACGCTACAAGTTTAATTACACTGTATCATATGCTTCATCCTGAATGTCAATCAGCCAATGAAGCTAAAGAACAGAAACTTCAAGGAGTTGATCTGATCAAG GTATTTGTGAAAACTGAATCCCAGAGAGAAGGCTATATACAACTGGCTCTCCAGGCTTATGAAGAAGCAATGGCTACTTCTACAGCTTCATGA